A window from Salvelinus sp. IW2-2015 linkage group LG5, ASM291031v2, whole genome shotgun sequence encodes these proteins:
- the LOC111964369 gene encoding G-protein coupled receptor 12-like produces MHCDDSLSAAAMSNQFQNNSSPIWSVQEGGNSTPPPTFELEPVPVSVNPWDIVLCVTGTLMSCENAIVIALIIYTPTLKAPMFVLIGSLAFADLLAGLGLIVNFTITYIFDTGFATLLSAGLLITAFSASVLNILAITVDRYLSLYNALTYHTERTVIFTIVTLVLIWVTSITLGALPIMGWNCLKDETTCSICAPIDKNHAAALAVTLLFVFALILQLYLQICKIAFRHAQQIAVQHQFMTTSHSSSTTKGVSTLSIILGTFALCWIPFAMYSLVADIRYPPIYTYVTALPAICHSMINPIIYAFRNPEIQKSMRLACCCGCASSNFPLRPRTPSVV; encoded by the exons ATGCACTG TGATGATTCACTCTCTGCCGCAGCTATGAGTAACCAATTCCAAAACAACTCTTCCCCCATCTGGAGTGTTCAAGAAGGAGGGAATTCCACGCCACCTCCAACATTTGAGCTGGAGCCGGTGCCTGTCAGCGTGAATCCCTGGGATATAGTATTGTGTGTCACAGGGACCCTAATGTCCTGTGAAAATGCAATCGTGATTGCCTTAATTATTTACACGCCCACCCTGAAAGCGCCCATGTTCGTGTTGATAGGGAGCCTGGCTTTTGCGGACCTACTGGCAGGGCTTGGTTTGATAGTGAATTTCACCATCACCTACATATTTGATACGGGATTCGCGACGCTGCTATCAGCTGGACTGCTCATCACTGCCTTTTCGGCCTCCGTTCTCAATATCCTGGCAATCACTGTGGATAGATACCTCTCCCTCTACAACGCACTGACTTACCACACGGAAAGAACAGTGATTTTTACCATCGTCACACTGGTGCTCATTTGGGTGACTAGCATCACTCTGGGCGCGTTACCGATCATGGGTTGGAACTGCCTTAAGGATGAGACGACGTGCAGTATTTGCGCTCCCATTGATAAGAATCACGCTGCAGCACTGGCTGTGACTCTTCTTTTTGTATTCGCACTCATTTTGCAACTATACCTCCAGATTTGCAAGATTGCTTTTCGTCACGCGCAGCAAATCGCCGTGCAGCACCAGTTCATGActacctcccactcctcctccaccactaaAGGGGTCTCCACCCTCTCCATTATCCTTGGCACATTTGCATTGTGCTGGATCCCCTTCGCCATGTACTCTCTGGTGGCGGACATCAGATACCCCCCCATCTATACCTACGTCACCGCTCTCCCAGCCATTTGTCACTCTATGATAAACCCCATCATTTATGCTTTCAGAAATCCCGAGATACAGAAATCTATGAGACTGGCTTGTTGTTGTGGATGTGCATCTTCCAACTTCCCTCTGCGACCAAGGACACCAAGTGTTGTCTAG